In Mycobacterium sp. ITM-2016-00317, the genomic window CCCTCGACCACGTGCAGGTAATAGGCGTAGTTCGCCGTCGCCATCGCCAGCACGGGCACGGGCACAATCAGGACGACAGCCCGCACCAGGGCGGCGCCGGGATCTACGGCCAGCACAGCCGCCGACAACGCACACGCCACCAGCAGGAGCGTCACGCCCTTGCGCCACATGCCTTTAGCCAGGAAGTAAGCAGGCCCGAACAGGAACGCCAACACATTCCACGAGATGCACACCCTGTCCCAGGCACTGAGGGCACGATAAGCCTGCTTGCCCTCCGGGGTGGACCACACGGAGCCGTAGGTCTCGAAGTACGCGAAGCGGATGCGCCACGACTCCGACAGTTGCCAGACGTCGTAGCCCCCCATCCACCCAGCCTAAAGTCCGACGGAAGGTGCGTGAGACAGTATTCTGTCCGGGCCCCACCCACGTCGGCCCACAGATCATCTCGGCGGGCGGGTTGGTCCCCGTTGAGTCCAGCGACGTCTAGCTGTACTGACCACGGACGTTAGGTACGGCGTGGCGTGGTGACATGACGAAGACCTCCGAGTGAAGTGCGAGCTGTCTAGGAACACACCGCTCACTCCGGAGGTCTTCGTGGTCCACCGTAATGCCCCTCTGTCAGAAACAGGCCGTCTGCGGCTGGCTCAGTGTGTTGTCGATCAAGGTTGGTCGCTTCGACGAGCTGCTGAGCGCTTCCAGGTGTCGGTCAGCACCGTGCGCCGCTGGGTCGATCGGTACCGCCTCGAAGGTTCGGCCGCCATGGTCGACCGCAGTTCACGACCCCATAGCAGCCCCAACCGGACGCTGACGCGCACCGAACGGCGCATCATCAAGATCCGTGTGCTGCGCCGATGGGGACCAGCGCGGATCGGCTACCTCCTGGGGATCCACCCCTCCACGGTGCATCGGGTGTTGACCCGCTTCGGCCTGGCCAGACTGCGCTGGCTCGACCGCCCAACCGGACGGGTGATCCGCCGGATGGAGTCGGCTCACCCTGGCGACCTGGTGCACATCGACGTCAAGAAGCTGGGCAAGATTCCCGCCGGCGGTGGCTGGCGCATGCTCGGGCGCACCGCCGGAAAACGCAATTCTCAAGCCGATAAGACAGGAGTGAGCAACAAGTACCGCCAGCCACTACGGGGCTATCACTTCTTGCACACCGCCATCGACGCGCACTCTCGGCTGGCCTATAGCGAGTTGTTGGCTGATGAGCGCAAGGAGACCGCCGCGGCGTTCTGGCAGCGCGCCAACGCCTGGTTCAACCATTGCGGCATATCGGTGCAAAAAGTGTTGACCGACAACGGATCCTGCTACCGATCGCATGCTTTCCGCGATGCCCTCGGAGGCATCGAGCATCGCCGGACCCGACCCTATCGACCCCAGACAACGGCAAAGTCGAGCGTTTCCACCGCACCCTGGCTGACGAATGGGCCTACGTCCGGCTCTACACCAGTGACGCCGAACGCTGCAACGAGTTCCCCAAGTGGCTCCACACCTACAATTACCACCGCGGCCACACCGCACTCGGCGGCCAACCACCCGCCACCCGGGTACCTAACCTCTCAGGTCAGTACATCTAGAACAGCTCACCGTATCTGCGCATCAGGTCGGCGATGTCGCCGTCGAGTGGGAGTTCCAACGAACTGAACAGGCGCGCCAACGTGTCGTAACCACACACGGTGAAGATCAGGTCGAGCAACTGCTGGATGTCGAGTTCACCGGCCAGCGTGGCCCAGGTCGGTTCTCCGATGGCGCCCTCATGGATCAGTTCGTCGGTGGCCCGCAGCATGGCGGCCTCCAACGGCGTCCAGAACGGTGCGTCCGGTCCGTAGGCGATCCGCCCGATCTCTTCGTCGGTCAATCCGGCGTCGCGAGCGACAAACAGGTGTTGGGCCCATTCATAGCCGCACTTGCGCACCGCCGCGACGCGCATGACGAGTAGCTCGCGCTGGCGTTCGGACAGTGTGGTGGCCAGCAACAGATGCCCGTTGAAGGTGAAGTAGGCCTGCGCCAGCGCAGGATGATGAGCCAGCGTCCCCAAGACGTTGAGCGCTTTAGGGCGATCGTCGGTGGGCAGCGAAGGGTGCCGGGGGTTCGGCGGTCGTAGCGCAGCGAGTGCCGCCCGCATCTCCGGCGGATACTGCCCAGGGGCGAGAGGCTGGATGCGGGGGCCGGTCATGAGACGGCCTCCTCGCCAACCAAGGTGGTGCGGTGCATAAGCCGTCGTGAGGTCGGCTCGTACGGTATCGCGCGGTGCAGCATCCCGGTGTTGTCCCAGACCACCAGATCCCCCACTGACCATCGGTGGCGCAACACGAACTCGGGTCGGGTGGCCCAGTCCAGGAGTTCGTCGAGGAACTGCCGCCCCTGCGCGACAGGCATCCCCACGATCTCGGCGGCCGTCGCGCCGATGAGCAGCGAGTCCCTGCCGTCTCGGTGCCGCCAGACCAGTGGATGCTCACGCACCGGGATGCGGTTCCAGCTGGCCCGTTCCTCGTCGCTCGGATCGGGGTTGAGCAGCAGCTGTGAGGCCGCGACGCTGTGGATCACCCGCAGCTGTCGCAGTTCGGCCTTCTTGTCTTCGGGCAGTGCCGCGAAAGCGGCGTAGGTGTTGGCGAACTCGGTGTCTCCGCCGTCGTCGGCGACCTCACGCGCCGTCAGCAGCGTGGCCTTCTGCGGGATCTCGTCTGTCAATCCGTCGGTGTGCCAGAAGACGGTGCTGCGCCGCAAACCGGCGAGAACGCTCTTGGCCGGATCGAGGGTGACCGGCGAGATTTCCGGGTGATCCGGGTGGGCTCCGGCTTTGGCCATGACGACCTCGCCGAGCCCCCGGCTGAAGGCCACCAGATCGGCATCGGAGATGTGCGCGTCACGGTAGACCACCACCCCGTGTCGGGCGAGCAGGTTTCGGCATTGCTCGGCTGCCTGTGCGGTGCCGAAAGCATCGCTGGTGAAACCACAGACCTGCACCCCGATCCCGTCCGAGATCGGCGAGACCGTCGTCGAGGCCATCAGTTCTCCTTGTCAGTGATGTTCATTCCACCGCAGCCGGCTACTGCGCGGCCGTCGGAGACTGGAGATAGACCCCGAGGTGGCGAACTTGCCGCCGTCGTTGCCGCACCTATCCCGAAGTAAGGGTACGGGCCGGTGACGAGCGCGGTTTCGGTGAAGAAGTCGAATTCCTCGATCTCCCTTGTAGCCGTGGCCATTCGGTCGTCGACAGATCTGTTCTCACTCGCCACGAACCCCTGCTTCCGCTCATCCCAAGTGCTTGTACACCTGCATAGTCCATACGGGTGTACAAGCGCAAGGAGTACCGCTAGCCCCACGGAATCGGCTCGCGGAGAATGCCTCACGCGTCAGCGGTAGTGCGAAAGACGCTCTCGCCAGGGCCGGGTGATGTGCCAGCGTCCCCAGGATGTTGGCGCCTCTCGGGCGCCCTTCGCTGACCAGCTGGTACCGCGGATCGGGTGGAGTCAGCGCCGCCAGCGCTTCGCGCATCTGCGGCGACCACCGGTTGGGGGGTACAGGCTCCGTACATGGGACATGGGCGACCTCTCGGGATCGTGGGGGGCAGCGGGTATCACGGGTCAAAGCCGTTGCACAGCTTCGGAGATACGAAGCCCGGTGTATAAATCGCCCGCGGTGGGGCCGCATGGCGTGCTATTAGGCCTACCATCGTGCCATGAGCACGTTCGACTCCCCGATACCGCGGTTTCATCTCGCAATGCCGGTTGACGACCTGGACACAGCCCGACACTTCTACGGGGAGGTCCTCGGTCTACCCCAGGGTCGCAGCGCGGATACCTGGGTGGACTGGAACCTGCGTGGGCACCAGTTCGTCACACACCTGGCACCGGACCGGACCGCAGCCGTGCACAACCCGGTGGACGGCCACGACGTCCCGGTGCCGCATTTCGGGTTGATCGTGACCATCCCGGAGTTCCAGACGCTCGCCGAGCGACTCCACGCCGCAGGCGTCACCTTCGTCATCGAGCCGTATGTGCGGTTTGCCGGCGAACCCGGCGAACAGTGGACGATGTTCTTACTCGATCCCGCCGGGAACGCTCTGGAGTTCAAAGCGTTCGCCGACGACGCGCAGGTGTTCGCCACCTAGCTGTGCTGCGGTGCTTCACCACATCACCCCGCGGATCATCGCCGTCGGCGGAATGTCCTCCACCGCAACCAGCCCCGGAGGTGCGGCGCACACCCAGTCGATCGCGTTGACGGCCCTGGCCGCCGTTGAGACACATCCGGCGTCGGTCACGTCGAGCACCGGATGGGACAGGTGCGTACTGACCTCGACGCGTGGCTCCCCGGCAACGATGACCTTGTGTACGCCGACCTGGCCGTCTGGCGGATATTCCCAGTCCGGGGCGGCCGCCGGGGTCAACCGGGTGGTGTGTTCGACGGTGATGACAGGGATCCCGCCACGCATGCCTTCTACGGCGAACCGGACGCCGGCGAGCTGCCCAGGCTCGACGGTCGTCATCGTGCACTCGATGCGCTTGTCGGTGTACCACGGTTCATAGCGCTGACGGACGTCCTCGAGTTCCACATCCAGGTGGCGGGCGAGATTGGACACCAAGCCCCCGAACATCGACGTGATCACTCCGGGTCGAAACGCCATCGGCAGGTCATCGTCCGGCGTCGTCCCGAAACCCATTGCCGTTCCGGTGTATTCGTAGTCATCATAGTTGCCGTAGTCAAAGATCTCCTTGACGGTCACCGACTCCGCGCGGGTGGCCAGGCTCAACGCCGCATGGACCGCGGTGTCGGCCGAGTAGCCCGGGTCGATTCCGTTGACGTACAGCGACGCGGCGCCGGCCTTGCACGCTTCCTCCAATGGGCCGCGCAGCCAGTCGTCTGCCTGATGCGGCGTCACCAACCACACCATCGACGTGCCGACGACGTTGATCCCGGCGGCGAGCAGTTTCGACATCTGTTCGATCGCCTCGATCGGCCGGGTCTCGCCCAGCGCCGTGTACACCACGCAATCAGGTGCCAGCGCAATCAGTTCGTCGAGATCGCCGGTGGCGACGATCCCCGTCGGTTCGGTGAGCCCGCACAACTCCGCGGCATCGCGGCCGATCTTGTCGGCACCGGAGGCATGGACGCCGACGAGGTCAAGGTCCGGGCGCCCGATGATGGCGCGCAACGAATGCCTGCCCACATTGCCGGTGGAGAACTGCACGACTCTTCGCATCGATGCATCATCGCCGGGCCCTCCTCCTCCGCGCCACAGAACGCCGAACTTACGTTCCGCCCGCGGAAGAGCCAGTGCACGTCTGCCCACGCTCACGTTCGGCGCAGCGGTGGTATGGCGCCAAGACGATTGACTCAGCCCATTCACTGACTATAGTCAGTCTCCATGAATCTGCCGACGCGGAGCAGGGGCAGCGGTGGCGCTACCCCGCGACTGCCGGCCGGTGGGCTCGACGAACACATGGAGGCCTCGCGGCGGGCGCAACGACAGGCCGACAAATGGCTCATCTGCGGCAGTCTGCTGATCGGCACCGCCGCCCTCGGGATCTTCGGCCTGCCGCTGTTTCTCCGCGGCGTGTGGTTGTTGCGCAAAGCCCAGCGTGACGGGCTCACGGTCCGGCCGATGCTGGTCACCCTCATCGGCTACCTGGTGATCATCGATGCCGCGATCAACACCGTGGGCTGGGCACTGGACCTGGTCGCCAGCCACACCATTCTGGCCCGAATCCTGTTGAACGGCTGGGGTGCGATGTTCAACGCCGGCTACTTCTGGCACTACAACGAGCTCTGGCTCGGCGGGGCGGCGGGCCCCGGCGAGAAGGCGATGGAAGTCGGCATGATCCTGACCGTCTTCACCATGCGGATTGCCGCGGGCATCGGGTTTCTGCAGATGAAGCGCTGGGGT contains:
- a CDS encoding DUF2628 domain-containing protein, with the translated sequence MGGYDVWQLSESWRIRFAYFETYGSVWSTPEGKQAYRALSAWDRVCISWNVLAFLFGPAYFLAKGMWRKGVTLLLVACALSAAVLAVDPGAALVRAVVLIVPVPVLAMATANYAYYLHVVEGSRSWNPWEGRLGRR
- a CDS encoding carboxymuconolactone decarboxylase family protein translates to MTGPRIQPLAPGQYPPEMRAALAALRPPNPRHPSLPTDDRPKALNVLGTLAHHPALAQAYFTFNGHLLLATTLSERQRELLVMRVAAVRKCGYEWAQHLFVARDAGLTDEEIGRIAYGPDAPFWTPLEAAMLRATDELIHEGAIGEPTWATLAGELDIQQLLDLIFTVCGYDTLARLFSSLELPLDGDIADLMRRYGELF
- a CDS encoding TauD/TfdA family dioxygenase; this translates as MASTTVSPISDGIGVQVCGFTSDAFGTAQAAEQCRNLLARHGVVVYRDAHISDADLVAFSRGLGEVVMAKAGAHPDHPEISPVTLDPAKSVLAGLRRSTVFWHTDGLTDEIPQKATLLTAREVADDGGDTEFANTYAAFAALPEDKKAELRQLRVIHSVAASQLLLNPDPSDEERASWNRIPVREHPLVWRHRDGRDSLLIGATAAEIVGMPVAQGRQFLDELLDWATRPEFVLRHRWSVGDLVVWDNTGMLHRAIPYEPTSRRLMHRTTLVGEEAVS
- a CDS encoding VOC family protein, whose product is MSTFDSPIPRFHLAMPVDDLDTARHFYGEVLGLPQGRSADTWVDWNLRGHQFVTHLAPDRTAAVHNPVDGHDVPVPHFGLIVTIPEFQTLAERLHAAGVTFVIEPYVRFAGEPGEQWTMFLLDPAGNALEFKAFADDAQVFAT
- a CDS encoding dihydrodipicolinate reductase, with the protein product MRRVVQFSTGNVGRHSLRAIIGRPDLDLVGVHASGADKIGRDAAELCGLTEPTGIVATGDLDELIALAPDCVVYTALGETRPIEAIEQMSKLLAAGINVVGTSMVWLVTPHQADDWLRGPLEEACKAGAASLYVNGIDPGYSADTAVHAALSLATRAESVTVKEIFDYGNYDDYEYTGTAMGFGTTPDDDLPMAFRPGVITSMFGGLVSNLARHLDVELEDVRQRYEPWYTDKRIECTMTTVEPGQLAGVRFAVEGMRGGIPVITVEHTTRLTPAAAPDWEYPPDGQVGVHKVIVAGEPRVEVSTHLSHPVLDVTDAGCVSTAARAVNAIDWVCAAPPGLVAVEDIPPTAMIRGVMW